Genomic window (Vibrio pomeroyi):
TACGTAGCACAGAAGCAAACGGAAGAAGTAGTGACAACATCAGAGATCGCCGCGCCTGTCGCAGCAGCACCTGTTGTGGCAGTCCCAGTGGCGACCAACGTGCGTGGTACGACGATTGTCGTTGATAGCAAGAAGCCGAGCTTACAGCTATCTCAATCAGGGGTAGATGTAGTGCTAGGCGCGAGTCACTATGAAGGTGGTGAGCTGATTATCCCAACCGCGATTACCAACCAAAGCACACAAGCCGTGATCTTAGTGTCGGTAAAACTCGGTCTGTATTCAGCGAGCGGTGAATTGTTAGAAGAGAAAACCGTAGCCGTTTGGAAATCAATTAAGCGTATGGCAGATACCTACCTTCGACCAAAAACAGATGCCGAAGGTACTTCCATCAAACTAGTGGTTGAACAGCACCCTGAGTACCAAATCAAAGCTGAAATCGTTGAAGTACTGACTCGCTAAACCGGAGTCACGTACAGATAGATAGCGAAGAAATGGCAAGCGCAGCCCGCCAACACAAACAAGTGCCAGATGGCATGATTGTATGGGATGCGTTTTGCCACATAGAAAATCACACCCAGCGAGTAAATCACACCACCGAGAGCTAATAACACCAAACCGCCCATCTCGATATTCATCGCCAGTTGATACACCACAATCAATGACAACCACCCCATCGCCAAGTAAGTCACCAGTGACAACCGCTTAAATCGGTAGACGAAGGCAATCTTCATAATGATGCCCACCAACGCGATTCCCCAAATCACCGCCATCAAGCCCATCGCTAATGGTGTTCTTAAACTCACCAATAAAAATGGCGTGTAGCTACCCGCGATCAGTAAGTAGATCGCACAGTGATCGAGGGTTTTCAGTAGGCGCTTAGTCTTTTCTGTGGTGATCGAGTGATAAAGCGTGGAAGCGAGAAAGAGTAGGATAATACTGCTGCCATACACCGCCATGCTCGCAATAGTCAGCATATCGGCTTGATGGTCAAACGCACGAATCAGTAGCAGGATTAAACCAACCACGCCAAGCACAACACCCAAGCCATGTGTGATCGCATTGGCGCGTTCTTCTATGTCACTGTATTCGCTCGCCGATGATGCAGACATGATTATCCTACTAGAGTAAATGTTCGATTTGCCTAGTATTGCACATTAAGCTTACACGTGTAAGCTTAAATTTTTATGACATCGATGACGTCTAAACTGTGTGATGAAGCTAAGGTCTCTAAAGCTAAAGAACCAAAGAGCTTACTAAGAAGCGTTATCTAGATACTCAAGCACCATCTTGCCTGCATCTTGTGGTGACGTATCCAATGGCACACTCAATTGACGCTGCAGCTGACCAATGCCTAATAAGCTCGCCAACATACCTTTTGCACCATCGCGATTGCGATCTATCTCAAACCACAACTTGAGCTCGGTTTCATCACGATGAGCCACCACTTCCAGCTCACGCCAGCGACCATGATATGGACCAGTGGTAGGAACAAACTCAAACTCTTGAACAAATGGCAGTTCAAAGCCCTCTACCGCTTCGCACTCAACTTGGCGAATGCGTAGACCTTGAGCTTCTAGTTCATTAAAAATGCCATCGAGAAGTGCGTCTGGGCGAACCGTTAAAATATCCTTATCCGATGGGTCAATCGCCATCGCAATGTCTAATCCGGTTTCAAGCCATACTTTTGAATCGCCGATCGTCACTGGGGTATTCAACGGAACATCAAATTCGCACTCGAAATCACGGGTTTCACCCGGCTGAATAACAAAGGCATACGGCAGGCTCCATTTGGCCAGCGAGTATGTCTGGTGCATTCGACGTTTTTGACCGCCCTCTTGTCTCTGCGAATTCATGGTGACTTCTTTGACATAACGACAGCACAGATTGAGATCGATGTTGTCGATCTCCTGCGGCTGAGCGCCACCATACACATGCACAATAATGCTCGCCTTTTGCCCTGGATAAAGCACTTCCTGTTGCAATACAGAATCCACCTTGGCAGACCCAATACCAAAACTTGCTAACGTTTTCTTTAAGAACGACATATGCACCTCCTTTAAAGCATCATCTTAAGCCTGAAAGAGGTTCAAACTCAAATATACTGCTCACACTATTTTAGCTCTAATATCGTCTATTTATCACTCAGGCGTCGATCGATAAGTTAGATAGTGATAATCTAAGCCTTGATATGCATGCATATCATTATCCTGATTTATTATTCGGATTGGCGAAAGCCAGACGAGCGACTCTTCAAGAAATTGAGGCGGACCTCATGGTAAATCAGGCCATTAGATTGGCAATGGATATGCCTGACCGTTAGGTAAATGAATGCGCCCAACAGCTGTCAGGTTCTCGCACACCAACCGTAGTGCGATGCGTCGTCGTAGTGGCTTTGTTGCTGCTCCAACGGCAAAGAAATTGGCTCCAACAATGACTTTAGTTGAGAAGACTGCTTTATTAGCACCGACTACAACAAAAGTAATTAAAGCCGCTTAACAAAAAGCGCAGTTTTTACTGCGCTTTTTTCTTGCCTATTTCCCTGCTCGAAATGAGTTTACACATTGGTATTCCCCACCCGATTTGATACCTTAGCCACAAATCATTATAAAATTTGTGGAGAATAAAGTATGAAGTGTCACCGCATAGAAGAACTGCTGGAAATGATGGAGCCTGAGTGGCAGAAAGATCAAGAGCTTAACTTGTTAGAGTTCATCATCAAGCTATCAAAAGAAGCAGGCTACGAAGGTAAACTTGAAGAACTGACTGACGATGTTCTTATCTATCACCTAAAAATGCGCAACAGCGAGAAAGATGAAATGATCCCGGGTCTTAAAAAAGACCAAGAAGATGATTTCAAAACCGCAATTCTAAAAGCGCGCGGCATCCTATAATTACCTCAATGCTCAACAGCGTAATTGCCGTATAGATAAAATGCTCAATTTTAAAAAGCGACCACTCGGTCGCTTTTTGTTTCTGTTCGCTATTTTTTCGTCACAACTGTTATGACTTTTGTTGTTAAAGGTTGATAGCGTTAAAGAAATGAGAACAAGATTGTCGCTATAATCGCCACCCATAAGAATCTTCTAAAATAATAAGAGTAAGTGCGATATCAACTGACGCATCAAGCTCAATTTCTACAGGTTCTCTAAACCACACTTTAAAGTAATGTCGTCTTGCTCGATTTAACCGAGCAAACCAGCCACAAAAAGGATAGTCCATGAGTCAGGATAAAATCGATATCAAAGATGTGACTCCTAAAACCTTTAATCCGAAAACACATAAAGGTAATGGAGATCGATTTAACCCAAGTAACCGAATCTACGTTCGAGAAAGCAAAGGTAAATTCCAACAATTGCGCCGCTACGGTGGTTGGTTCTTACTTTTACTTTTTGCACTTATTCCGTGGATTCCATTTGGTGAGCGACAAGCGATCTTGCTAGATATCGGTAGCCAACAGTTCAACTTCTTTGGCACCACACTCTACCCTCAAGATCTGACCCTGCTCGCGATCCTATTTATGATTGCCGCATTCGGCCTGTTTTTTATCACCACCTTTTTAGGCCGTGTGTGGTGTGGTTACCTTTGTCCTCAAACCGTGTGGACCTTCATGTACATCTGGTTTGAAGAGAAACTCGAAGGGGCGGCTAACAAACGAAGAAAACAAGATTCCGGCAAACTGACCACCAATCTAATGGTCAGAAAAACCCTCAAACACATTGCGTGGTGGGCAATTGCCATTGCTACCGGTTTAACCTTTGTTGGCTACTTCATCCCAATCAAAGAGTTAGTGGTTGGCTTCTTTACCTTTAACTCATCATTCTGGCCTGTGTTCTGGGTGCTGTTCTTTGCGGGCTGTACCTATGCCAACGCAGGTTGGATGCGCTCGATTGTGTGTCTGCACATGTGTCCTTACGCTCGCTTCCAATCCGCGATGTTTGATAAAGACACCTTCATCGTCGGTTACGACACTGAGCGTGGTGAGAGCCGCGGTCCTCGTTCTCGTAAGGCCGATCCAAAAGAGCTTGGCTTAGGCGACTGTATTGACTGTAACCTGTGTGTTCAAGTGTGCCCGACGGGGATTGATATCCGTGACGGCCTGCAATATGAATGTATCAACTGTGGTGCGTGTATTGATGCTTGTGACAACACAATGGAGCGTATGGGTTATGAAAAGGGCCTTATCAAATACACCACTGAACACAGGCTTGAAGGACATTCAACCAAGGTAATGCGTCCTAAATTGCTAGGCTATGGGGCGATCTTAGTTCTTATGCTGGGCTTGTTCTTCGTGCAAATCGCGAGTGTTGATCCTGCGGGTCTGAGCGTACTTCGTGACAGAAACCAACTGTTCAGAGTCAACAACCAAGGGCTGGTTGAAAATACCTATACCCTAAAAGTGATCAACAAAACGCAGCAAGAGCAAGAATACAAACTCGATGTAAGCGGGCTACCGGGTTCTATCTGGTACGGTAAGCAAACCATCACTGTCGATCCGGGCGAGGTTTTGAACCTACCTATCAGTTTAGGTGCTGACCCTGAAAAACTGAGCTCACCTGTTTCAACAATTCAGTTTATACTCTCGGATAATGAAGAGTTTACGATGGAAGTAGAAAGCCGCTTTATCAAGAAACTCTGATACTAACCATTCAACGGTCGGTATAACCCAATAAATGGAAAAAGGCTCAGCAATGAGCCTTTTTTATTATATGACGATGCAAGCCTTTAACTTTGATAACCTGACACCTGACTTCATGTGGTACGCACTGGAGAGTATTGGGGTTCGTGCTGAATCTGGGCTTCTCGCTCTCAACAGTTACGAAAACCGGGTCTATCAATTCACCGATGAAGACCGTAAACGCTACGTCGTTAAGTTTTATCGCCCACAGCGTTGGAACAAAGAGCAGATTCAAGAAGAACACGACTTCGCACTTGAACTGATCGAACAGGAAATGCCCGTCGCTCCTCCAATGCGCGTCAACGGTGAAACCCTGCATGAATATCAAGGCTACCTGTTTGCGTTATTCGAAAGCGTTGGCGGTCGACAATATGAAGTGGATAACCTAGACCAACTAGAAGGTGTAGGACGCTTCCTAGGCAGAATTCACAAAGCGAGTGCAGGAAGAACCTTCCAACATCGCCCAACCATCAGCCTAGATGAGTATCTGTATCAACCACGTAAGATATTAGAAAACTCTCAATTTATCCCGACTCACCTAGAGAACGCGTTCTTCAATGACGTCGACCTTCTGATTAAAGAGTTAGAGAGTCAATGGCCGAGCAATATTGAAAATATCCGCCTACATGGCGATTGCCACCCAGGCAATATTCTGTGGCGCGACGGGCCGATGTTCGTTGATCTTGATGACGCACGTAACGGCCCTGCGATACAAGATCTATGGATGCTGCTCAACGGTGAACGCCAAGATAAGCTGATGCAACTCGATATTCTGCTAGAGAGTTATCAAGAGTTTTGCGATTTTAATACCTCACAACTGAAACTAATCGAACCACTACGCGGTCTACGTATGGTGCATTACATGGCATGGTTAGCGAAGCGATGGCACGATCCGGCGTTCCCTTTGGCCTTCCCGTGGTTTAATGACCCGAAATATTGGGAGCAACAAGTACTTGCTTGTAAAGAGCAAATTGCTACCCTGCAAGAGCCACCACTTTCGTTAATGCCTCAGTGGTAACCGCAATCGCAACATACAACTAGATAAAAATTCAAACATAATGGAGATTGGATAAATGAAAAAGCTATTCGCATTTTTCTCATTGATCATGTTGAGCCTTTCAGCTCACGCTGCGAAATTTAACGAAGGTGAGCACTACAAAGTTCTCGATCTAGAAGCATCAAAGAAGCCAGTAGTGACAGAGTTCTTCTCTTTCTACTGCCCACACTGTAATAGCTTTGAGCCTATTATCCAGCAGCTAAAACAACAGCTACCTGCTGACGCTAAGCTACAGAAAAACCATGTTTCATTCATGGGTGGCAACATGGGTCTGCCAATGAGCAAGGCTTACGCGACCATGATTGCCCTGAAAGTTGAAGACAAGATGGTGCCAGTGATGTTTAACCGCATTCACAACATGAACAAGCCACCACGTGATGAAGCAGAACTACGTCAAATCTTCCTAGACGAAGGTGTTGATGCTAAGAAATTTGATGCGGCATACAATGGCTTTGCGG
Coding sequences:
- a CDS encoding thiol:disulfide interchange protein DsbA/DsbL, translating into MKKLFAFFSLIMLSLSAHAAKFNEGEHYKVLDLEASKKPVVTEFFSFYCPHCNSFEPIIQQLKQQLPADAKLQKNHVSFMGGNMGLPMSKAYATMIALKVEDKMVPVMFNRIHNMNKPPRDEAELRQIFLDEGVDAKKFDAAYNGFAVDSMVRRFDKAFKDSGLSGVPAVVVNNRYLVEAQGINSLDEYFELVNFLLKK
- a CDS encoding serine/threonine protein kinase, which codes for MTMQAFNFDNLTPDFMWYALESIGVRAESGLLALNSYENRVYQFTDEDRKRYVVKFYRPQRWNKEQIQEEHDFALELIEQEMPVAPPMRVNGETLHEYQGYLFALFESVGGRQYEVDNLDQLEGVGRFLGRIHKASAGRTFQHRPTISLDEYLYQPRKILENSQFIPTHLENAFFNDVDLLIKELESQWPSNIENIRLHGDCHPGNILWRDGPMFVDLDDARNGPAIQDLWMLLNGERQDKLMQLDILLESYQEFCDFNTSQLKLIEPLRGLRMVHYMAWLAKRWHDPAFPLAFPWFNDPKYWEQQVLACKEQIATLQEPPLSLMPQW
- a CDS encoding YihD family protein produces the protein MKCHRIEELLEMMEPEWQKDQELNLLEFIIKLSKEAGYEGKLEELTDDVLIYHLKMRNSEKDEMIPGLKKDQEDDFKTAILKARGIL
- the ccoG gene encoding cytochrome c oxidase accessory protein CcoG; this encodes MSQDKIDIKDVTPKTFNPKTHKGNGDRFNPSNRIYVRESKGKFQQLRRYGGWFLLLLFALIPWIPFGERQAILLDIGSQQFNFFGTTLYPQDLTLLAILFMIAAFGLFFITTFLGRVWCGYLCPQTVWTFMYIWFEEKLEGAANKRRKQDSGKLTTNLMVRKTLKHIAWWAIAIATGLTFVGYFIPIKELVVGFFTFNSSFWPVFWVLFFAGCTYANAGWMRSIVCLHMCPYARFQSAMFDKDTFIVGYDTERGESRGPRSRKADPKELGLGDCIDCNLCVQVCPTGIDIRDGLQYECINCGACIDACDNTMERMGYEKGLIKYTTEHRLEGHSTKVMRPKLLGYGAILVLMLGLFFVQIASVDPAGLSVLRDRNQLFRVNNQGLVENTYTLKVINKTQQEQEYKLDVSGLPGSIWYGKQTITVDPGEVLNLPISLGADPEKLSSPVSTIQFILSDNEEFTMEVESRFIKKL
- a CDS encoding sporulation protein, which codes for MSFLKKTLASFGIGSAKVDSVLQQEVLYPGQKASIIVHVYGGAQPQEIDNIDLNLCCRYVKEVTMNSQRQEGGQKRRMHQTYSLAKWSLPYAFVIQPGETRDFECEFDVPLNTPVTIGDSKVWLETGLDIAMAIDPSDKDILTVRPDALLDGIFNELEAQGLRIRQVECEAVEGFELPFVQEFEFVPTTGPYHGRWRELEVVAHRDETELKLWFEIDRNRDGAKGMLASLLGIGQLQRQLSVPLDTSPQDAGKMVLEYLDNAS
- a CDS encoding hemolysin III family protein — protein: MSASSASEYSDIEERANAITHGLGVVLGVVGLILLLIRAFDHQADMLTIASMAVYGSSIILLFLASTLYHSITTEKTKRLLKTLDHCAIYLLIAGSYTPFLLVSLRTPLAMGLMAVIWGIALVGIIMKIAFVYRFKRLSLVTYLAMGWLSLIVVYQLAMNIEMGGLVLLALGGVIYSLGVIFYVAKRIPYNHAIWHLFVLAGCACHFFAIYLYVTPV
- a CDS encoding DUF3157 family protein, producing the protein MKSYLLIASALLSSSAFADQMVTLQDGKQILLKDDFTWQYVAQKQTEEVVTTSEIAAPVAAAPVVAVPVATNVRGTTIVVDSKKPSLQLSQSGVDVVLGASHYEGGELIIPTAITNQSTQAVILVSVKLGLYSASGELLEEKTVAVWKSIKRMADTYLRPKTDAEGTSIKLVVEQHPEYQIKAEIVEVLTR